A section of the Humulus lupulus chromosome 2, drHumLupu1.1, whole genome shotgun sequence genome encodes:
- the LOC133819030 gene encoding TNF receptor-associated factor homolog 1a isoform X3 gives MCSEGPKPSELFGKYTWKIEKFSQINKRELRSNAFEVGGYKWYILIYPQGCDVGNHLSLFLCVANHDKLLPGWSHFAQFTIAVVNKDPKKSKYSDTLHRFWKKEHDWGWKKFMELSKVLDGFIDADTLIIKAQVQVIREKADRPFRCLDCQYRRELVRVYLTNVEQICRRFVEERRSKLGKLIEDKARWSSFSVFWSGIDQIARRRMSREKTDSILKVVVKHFFIEKEVTSTLVMDSLYSGLKALEGQTKSKKGRVKLLEAEEMPAPIVRVEKDTFVLVDDVLSLLERAAMEPLPPKDEKGPIYSDKDSIEQVERRLTELGRRTVEIFVVAHIFSNKIEVAYQEAVALKRQEELIREEEAESEQKAKRSEKLQQIR, from the exons GGCCTAAACCGTCTGAGTTGTTTGGAAAATATACGTGGAAGATAGAGAAATTTTCTCAGATTAACAAAAGGGAACTTCGTAGTAATGCATTTGAAGTTGGCGGCTACAAATG GTACATCTTGATCTATCCCCAAGGCTGTGATGTTGGCAATCATCTCTCTCTGTTTCTTTGTGTGGCTAATCATGACAAACTTCTTCCAG GGTGGAGTCATTTTGCACAATTTACTATAGCTGTGGTGAACAAAGATCCCAAAAAATCAAAATATTCTG ATACATTACATCGATTCTGGAAGAAAGAACATGATTGGGGATGGAAAAAATTTATGGAGCTATCAAAAGTATTGGATGGGTTTATTGATGCTGATACTCTAATAATTAAAGCTCAAGTTCAAGTCATCAG AGAGAAAGCCGACCGGCCATTCCGTTGCCTTGATTGCCAATATAGGAGAGAACTTGTTAGAGTATATCTCACAAATGTAGAGCAAATTTGCCGCCGTTTTGTGGAGGAGAGAAGAAGCAAACTAGGAAAATTGATTGAAGATAAAGCAAGGTGGTCAAG CTTCTCTGTTTTCTGGTCTGGAATTGATCAAATTGCTAGGCGTCGAATGTCTAGGGAGAAGACGGATTCAATTCTAAAAGTTGTTGTTAAGCACTTTTTCATTGAGAAAGAGGTCACATCAACATTAGTTATGGATTCATTGTATAGTGGACTAAAGGCTCTTGAAGGCCAGACTAAGAGTAAAAAAGGTAGGGTGAAATTGTTGGAAGCTGAAGAAATGCCAGCACCTATTGTCCGTGTTGAGAAAGATACATTTGTGTTGGTGGATGATGTTTTATCGTTACTTGAGAGGGCTGCCATGGAACCATTGCCTCCTAAAGATGAAAAGGGTCCTATATACTCCGACAAAGATTCTATTGAGCAAGTTGAAAGGCGTCTTACTGAACTTGGTCGTAGGACTGTGGAGATATTTGTTGTTGCTCATATCTTTAG CAACAAAATTGAAGTTGCCTACCAGGAAGCTGTTGCACTCAAGAGACAAGAGGAGCTCATCCGTGAAGAAGAGGCTGAAAGTGAGCAGAAGGCAAAACGCAGTGAAAAGTTGCAGCAAATACGATGA